In the Butyricicoccus intestinisimiae genome, GCGTGCACGGTCTGCATCCAGAGCTGGTCAAGCTGCTCGGACGCATGCGTTACCGCACAAGCTATGGTCAGAATGTGCTGCAGCACTCCATTGAGGTTTCTCATATCGCCGGCATTCTCGCCGGAGAGCTGGGCATCAATGCCACACAGGCAAAGCGCGCCGGCTTGCTGCATGATATCGGCAAGGCGGTTGACCGCGAGATGGAAGGCTCTCATGTCGATATCGGCGTAGATCTTTGCAAGCGCTATCACGAGCACGCAGACATCGTCCACGCCGTACAGGCACATCACGGTGATATCGAAGCGAAAACGCTGGTTGCTTGTCTTGTACAGGCCGCAGACGCCATTTCCGCAGCGCGCCCTGGCGCACGCCGCGAGAATCTGGAAGCATACATCAAGAGATTGGAAAAACTGGAAGAGATCGCAAATACTACGCCGGGTGTCTCCAGCTCGTATGCCATTCAGGCAGGCCGTGAGATTCGCATCATTGTCAATCCGGAGCAGGTCAATGATTCTCAGATGATTCTGCTCTCCCGTGAGATTGCGAAGAAGATTGAGGATGAGCTGGAATATCCGGGTCAGATCAAGATCAATATGATTCGCGAAACCCGCGCTGTTGAATACGCAAAATAAGCACAAGTTCGTGCATGCAAAAGCCCCGTACCGATTGGTACGGGGCTTATTTTTTACGTTACGGCCGTCTGCATGTCAGCAGAATAACCTGTCTTTCGTGCGCGATTTCGCGCAGCAGCTTCATGCCGCACGCCACGCGCTGGTCATCATAATTGACGAACGGATCATCCAAAATCAGCGGAACGCTCTCATCCGTCTTGTCCAGCAGCACCTTGCACACGGCAAGACGCAGTGCCAAATACAGCTGATCGCGGGTGCCCGTGGACAGCCGCAGGCGATCCATTTCCACCGCGCTGTTTTCTCTGCGGCAGGTCGCTTCCAAATCCGTATACAGCTGCATCGCCGTATAGCGCTCTGCGGTCAGCGTGCGCAGATACTGTTCAGCGAGCTTGTTGATCTGCGGAGATACGCGGCCGGTCAGCTCGGCATGCGCCTGCACCAGCGATTCCTTTGCCAGCCGGATGGCATCCAGCTGCCAGAGAATGTTTTCGCGTTCCTCCTGCAGACGGCTGCGCTGTGCACACAGCGAACTGCGCTCACCGATTTCTTCTTTTTTGCCCTTGCACAGTGCAATGGCTTCGTGCAGCGCATTGTTGTGCTGCCGCGCCTGCTCTGCCTGCTCTTTCGCTTTGTTCATGCGGACACGAACTTCGCCGTCCGGACCCGTCTTTTCCAGAATATCCAAATACTGGTGCTTGAGATCTTCATGCTCCTGCTGCCGCGCGATGTACTGTTTGTTGCGCTCTCTCGCCTGCGCGATAAAGACAACCAGTTCCTCACTGTCATCGGCGCAAAGTTCCGGACTCATCTCCCGCAAAACCTTTTGGAATTTATCCTGTATATGTGTGAGCTTTTCCGTCGTCTGTTCGACACGGGCAATGGCCTGCTGTCTGCGCTTGTGCAGCTTGACGCGTTCTTCATCAAAATCCATCGGCGGCGTGTCCAGCGTCTGTGTGCTTCCCATAAACGTTACAATGAGAAAGACAACCGCCAGCACGGAGAATACGTATGGCATATACGCCGTCAGCGGACCGAACGGCACCAAGCCCAACAGGCTGACAACCGCCAGCACACCGAGCGCAATGGCAACTGCCATCGACCATCCACGAATGTGAATGTCCGAAATGCTGCTGGAGCTTTGGCTGTAATCTTCCTCTGTGTGGTCAATATCTTCCTGCCACTGTTGATAATTCTCTGTGACTTCTTCCAGCTCTGCACTGGCGGCATCAAACGCCTGCTTTGCCTCCGCATAAATCGGTGCCAGCGTTTCCGCCTCGTTCAGCAAAGAATCCGCAACCAGATGTTCTCTCAATTCTGCGAGCTTGTCCCGCGCTTGGCGTTCTTCCCGCTCGGCAGCTTCTCTCTTTGCCACAAACAACAGCGTAAATGCCTCTGTCGCTTCCTGCTGCTTTTGCTCGGCATCTGCGACATTTTTTTCCGCCGCCGGTATCTGCGCCTCATATGCTGCAATCTGCGCCGTCAGATCATCCAGCCGCGATACGGCGTGGTTGATGTCGTCCAGCTCCTGCTCGACCGCCGCATATCTGCCGCGTTTTCCCGTTCCGCGCAGTGCATTCTTCCACTGATCCAGCTGAGAAATTGCACTGGAGTACGCCGCCGCATTGTCGCCTGACGTCGAAAGCTCCAGCATGCGCTGTTCCAGCTCCTCCGCGGAAAGCGCCTGATCCTGTCCGTCCAGCATAGCAGAGGACTGAAAGCCCTCCTCGCTGACACCGGTTAATATCTTGCCGCAGTCTTTTGCCGTCAGCTCCTCACACGGTTCGCCGGTGTCGGCATATACCGCCGAAAATTCCTGCATCGGCGCCGTACCCTTGCCGGTCTGTCTGCTGATAATAATCTCTCTGCCCTTCCACTCCAACTGTAACAGACCGCTCATCGGATTTCCGTCCACCGGACGGAACCGCGTCTTGTCCGACAGTTGATTGCGGGTGTCGCGCTTGCTGGTGTTGATGCCGTACAGCATCACGCGCAGAAAATTGCACAGCGTCGTCTTGCCGCCCTCGTTGGGGAGATACAATACATTGAGACCATCCTCAAACCGGATTTGTCTTCCGTCAAGCACACCGAAGTGTCCCTGTGCTGTTAAAAATTTCATATTTCGTCACCTATTTGCATTTCCAATTGCATTGAACAAGTATGATTCTTAATTATACCATAGAATTTGTATAAGACAACCAACTGTTTGGAATTTCTTTTGCTCCGCCGGCATCCTGCACTGCGCATAAGGAATAAATCCCAGTCCGGTGCAGAAAATTCGTCTCTCCGACAAAATTGTACCATTTTTCCGCCGCATTCTGCGCAATCTTCCCGTATATCACCATCATGTGCGCATGAATCCAAATGCTTTTACCAGAAAATCAGGTTTTTCTGGTAATTGTCTCCACGTTTTACACAACTTTTTTTGAAAAAATGATTTACAAAGTTGTAACATTAGTATAAAATGTAGGTACATAGGAAGGTGCGGGTTTCCCTTCGCCGATTGTGTCGAGGCGGCAAGATATTTTTTCTTGTAACTTTATCACTTTCTGTTGAAGTTTCGTTTATCTTTTGATACAATTAGAAGCGAGGGTATCAAACAATCCGCTCAAGTTTTGGACAAAAGGTTCGTCTGACCTTTTGTTCTACAGAAATTTTTATAGGAGATGTTAAATATGGATGCTTTTAGCAAGGCTCTGCAGGCCGACAAGAGAGAAATCGTAATCGCGCCGACCATTTACAAGTTCGATGATTTCAAGGGATTCGCTGAGGAATTCAAGCTGGGTGAGAGAGACTGCGTTCTGACCAACGAGTTTATCTACAAGCCGTTCATGGAGGAACTGGGTCTGAAGTGTAACTTCGTATTCCAGGAGAAGTTCGGCGGCGGCGAGCCGTCTGAGGCTATGATCGAGACCATGTACGAGGCTATTCCGTACGATTCTTACGATCGCGTTATCGCAGTAGGCGGCGGCGCTATCATGGACCTGTGCAAGCTGCTGGGCTGCAAGCGTCCGAATTCCGTACATGAGCTGTACTTCAAGCGCGAGCCGGTTGTACATGAGAAGGAAGTTATCGCTATCCCGACCACCTGCGGCACCGGTTCCGAAGTTACCAACATTTCCGTTGCTATCGTAAAGGACGAGAAGGACGGCAAGCTGACTGGCGGCGACACCAAGCTGGGTCTGGTATCCGACGATATCATCCCGAACAAGGTTTGCCTGGTACCGGATCTGCTGAAGACCCTGCCGTACAAGCCGTTCGCAGCTTCTGCTATCGACGCGCTGATTCATGCAACCGAGTCTTTCCTGTCCCCGCATCGTAAGACCACCACTTCTGAGATGTTCTCCGTAAAGGCTATGGAGATGATTCTGGAAGGCTTCCGCCGCATCGCTCTGGAAGGTCCGGACGCTCGCATGGATTACCTGGGTGAGTTCGTACATGCTTCCCTGTTCGCAGGCATCGCATTCCTGAAGGCTGGCTGCGCTACCGTTCATGGTATGTCCTTCCCGCTCGGCGGCACCTATCATGTACCGCACGGCGAGTCCAACTACGCGCTGTTCGGCAAGATTCTGGAGATGTACGAAGAGTACGAGCCGGCTGGCGAGCTGGGCAAGTTCAAGGAAATCGTTGCTCGCTGCCTGGGCTGCTCCAAGGACGACGCTCTGCGCACCCTGAACGTAACTCTGGAGAAGGTTCTGCATCTGAAGCCGCTGCATGAGTACGGCTTCAAGGAAGAGGACATCAAGGCATTTGCTCAGTCGGTTGATGCTAACCAGCAGCGCCTGATCACCAACTCTTACCGTCCGTGGAGCATTGAGCTGTCCGAGCGCGTATACAAGGAGTGCTTCTAAGCTCCCGTTCTGTTGGAACCCAACACTATAACCGTTAGCTTGTGAAACGCAGCGGGTATCGTCCGCGGTACTCGCTGCGCTTTTGCTACATAAAACACGTTGATTTTCGCTTGAATATATATTTAAGAGAGAGACGACTAGAGAAAGGATTTTGATCACCATGATGACCAAAGAACAGTATATTGAGTCCCTGCGCAAACTGCACCTCAATCTGTGGATGTTCGGCAAGAAGGTAGAGAATCCGGTAGACGATCCGGTAATCCGCCCGTCTCTGAACTCCTTCGCAGCAACCTATGAGGCAGCAGAGGATCCGCAGTACGCAGATCTGATGATTGCTACCTCCAACATCACCGGCAAGAAGGTAAACCGCTTCACCCACATGCATCAGTCCACCGACGACCTGATCAAGAAGGTTAAGATGCAGCGTATGCTGGGTCAGAAGACAGCAGCATGTTTCCAGCGCTGTGTAGGCATGGACGCAATGAACGCTGTTTATTCTTCCACCTACGAAATCGACGAGGCATGCGGCACCAAGTATCATGAGAACTTTGTCAAGTTCCTGACCCGCGTACAGGACGAAGATCTGGCAGTTGACGGCGCAATGACCGACGTAAAGGGCGACCGTGGTCTGGCTCCGTCCAAGCAGGCTGATCCGGATCTGTTCCTGCACGTTGTAGAGCGTACTCCGGACGGCGTATATGTAACCGGCGCTAAGGCACATCAGACCGGTTTCGTAAACTCCCATGAAGTTCTGGTTATGCCGACCATCTCCATGCGTGAGGGCGACGAGGATTACGCAATTTCCTTCGCTGTTCCGACCGATTCCGAGGGCATCACCCTGATTTACGGCCGTCAGTCCTGCGACACCCGTAAGATCGAGGAGTACAACGACATCGACGTTGGCAACAAGGTTTACGGCGGCCACGAAGTACTGGTTATCTTCGACCATGTATTCGTACCGAACGATCGCATCTTCCTGAACGGTGAAGTAAAGTTCGCCGGCATGATCGTAGAGCGTTTCGCAGGCTATCATCGTCAGTCCTACGGCGGCTGCAAGGTTGGTGTAGGCGACGTCCTGATCGGCGCTACTCAGCTGGCAGTTGAGATGGCAGGCTGTGCAAAGGCTTCCCATGTCAAGGACAAGATCATCGAGATGATTCACCTGAACGAAACCCTGTATGCTTGCGGCATCGCTTGCTCCTCTCAGGGTGCTCCGACCAAGGCTGGCAACTACCTGATCAACCTGCTGCTGGCTAACGTCTGCAAGCAGAACGTAACCCGTTTCCCGTATGACATCGCTCGTCTGGCACAGGATCTGGCAGGCGGCCTGATGGTAACCCAGCCGTCCGAGGCTGACTACCGCAATCCGGAGCTGAAGCCGTACATCGAGAAGTACCTGAAGGGTGTTGCTTCCGTTCCGACCGAGGATCGCATGCGCGTTCTGCGTCTGATCGAGAACATGACCATGGGTACTGCTGCTGTTGGTTACCTGCCGGAGTCCATGCACGGTGCTGGTTCCCCGCAGGCTCAGCGCATCATGATCGCTCGTCAGGCTAACATGGAGCAGAAGAAGGCTCTCGCTAAGGCGATTGCTCGCATCGACTAAGTGTTTCTGACAAACGGTGCTGAATCTTAGACAATAATTTATTGTGACAACAGGCACTCATAGGGTATTCTCTGTGGGTGCCTGTCTGTCCGTTTGTTCATTCTTCCTAATTATTTGAGGTTTTTTATGCTTCACTGTGCTGTAAAATTCTGCGGCGGCTGCAATCCGATGTACGATCGCGGTGCTGCCTACCGCAACATTGCCGAGACCCTTGCGGGTGTGGCCGATTTCTCCTTGCCCAGAGATGGCGAACAGTACGATGTGCTGCTCATCCTGCGCGGATGCACCGGATGTCCATATCTGTATGAGGACATTTCGGCAACCCACCGTATCGTCTGTGCCAGTCAGAACGAAGCGGATCATGCCGCACAGCGCATCACCGCGCTTTGTGCGCATTAAGTTGTAAACAGGATTTATTTTCAGATGCTTGTGTCTGAAATGAATCGTTTAATAGAGAAAGGATTTGATACCAATGAAGAAAGTACAGATTGTCTCTCCAGAAGAGGCTGCTCTGCGCGTAAATGACGGCGATACCATCGCTACCGGCGGTTTTGTAAGCTGTGCCTGCCCGGAAACCTTGTCCATCGCTCTGGAGAAGCGTTTCCTGGAAACCGGTCATCCGAAGGATTTGACCCTGTTTTTCGCAGCAGGTCAGGGCCATCGTGACGGCACCGGCGGCGACCACTACGGCCATGAAGGCATGGTTAAGCGCGTTATCGGCGGTCACTGGGATCGTGCTCCGAAGCTGGGTGAACTCGCTCTGAACAACAAGATCGAGGCTTACAACCTGCCGCAGGGCATTATCTCCCACATGTATCGTGACATTGCAGCTCACAACATCGGCACGATCTCCCATGTTGGTCTGTACACCTTCGCTGACCCGCGCAACGGCGGCGGCAAGCTGAACGACTGCACCAAGGAAGATCTGGTTAAGCTGATCGAGATCGAAGGCGAAGAGCGCCTGCTGTACAAGGGCTTCCCGATCGACGTTGTATTCCTGCGCGGTTCCTACTGCGATGAGTTTGGCAACTGCACCGTACATCGCGAAATCGGCCCGCTGGACGTTACCGCTATGGCTCAGGCTTGTAAGAACTCTGGCGGCAAGGTTATCGTACAGGTTGAGAAGATCGTTCAGGGTGGTTCTCTGGATCCGAAGCTCGTTGCTATCCCGGGCATCTATGTTGACTGCGTTGTTGTCGGCTCTGACGAAGAGAACATGCAGTGCCTCGGCATGCCGTATGACGGCGCACTGACCGGCGAATTCCGCATTCCGGTTGACGCTATCCCGTCCATCCCGCTGGATGCAAAGAAGGTTATTGCTCGCCGTGCTGCTATGGAGCTGCCGAAGGACGCTATCGTAAACCTTGGCACCGGCGCACCGGAGAAGATTGCAAACGTTGCTGCTGAAGAGGGCATTTCCGATTCCATGACTCTGACCGTAGAGGCTGGTTCCATCGCAGGTGTACCGTACGGCGGAACCCAGTTCGGCGCTGCTGCAAACTCCATGGCTATTCTGCCGCACAACGTACAGTTTGACTTCTATCAGGGCGGCGGTCTGGACATCGCATTCCTGGGTCTGGCTGAAACTGCTCCGAACGGCGACCTGAACGTATCCAAGTTCGGCACCCGTCTGGCAGGTGCAGGCGGATTCATCGACATCACCCAGAACGCAAAGAAGGTTTGCTACTGCGGTACCTTTACTGCAAAGGGTCTGCGCACCAAGTGCGAGGACGGCAAGCTGGTTATCACCCAGGAGGGTGGCAAGAAGAAGTTTGTAAACCAGGTTGAGCACATCACCTTCTCTGGTATCTACGCAAACAAGGTACATCAGCCGGTTCTGTACATCACCGAGCGTGCAGTATTCGAACTGCGTCCGGAAGGCGTTACCCTGATCGAGATTGCACCGGGCATCGACCTGCAGACTCAGATTCTGGATCAGATGGAGTTCGAGCCGAAGATCGCTTATCAGGAGGACGGCACCATCAAGCTGATGGATTCCCGTATCTTCCGTGACGAGACCATGGGTCTTGCTAACGACTAATCTGCATTTTGCAGTATCGTCATAGGATTTCGCACGATTTTCAATGGTAAAATTTCGTCAATTTTGAACCTTTTGCCATAAAAACCTTGTGAATTTCCGTTTTATCATGTACAATGGTATCGGGGACAGGGTTCAAAACCGATCCTGTCTCCGATATTTATTTTCATTAGCTTTCTGTATAGAAGAAAAAGGAGAATTGGGCAAATGAATGTTTATATTTGTTCTGCCAAGAGAACCCCGATCGGTTCTTACGGCAAGACCCTCAAGGGCGTAACTGCAAAGACCCTCGGCGTAACCGCTGCTAAGGCTGCTATCGAGCAGGCAGGCATCGACGTAAACGACATCGACGAGACCCTCACCGGCTGCGTGCTGCAGGGCGGTCAGGGCCAGAACATCGGCCGTCAGATCGCTGTAGGCGCTGGTCTGCCGATCACCACCCCGTCTATCACCGTAAACAAGGTTTGTGCATCCTCTATGCGCTGCATGAGCTTGGGCGCTCAGCTCATCAAGTCCGGCGATGACCAGGTTGTTCTGGTTGGCGGCGCTGAGTCCATGTCCACCGCACCGTACGTTCTGAAGGAAGCTCGTTGGGGCGCTCGTATGAACAACGTTACCATGGTCGACCTGATGGTAAACGATGGTCTGTGGGACATCTTCAACGGCTACCACATGGGTATCACTGCAGAGAACGTAGCTGAGCAGTACGGCATTACCCGCGAGATGCAGGACGAGCTGGCACTGGCTTCCCAGCAGAAGGCTGTTGCTGCCATCAAGGCTGGCAAGTTCAAGGACGAAATCGTTCCGGTTGAAGTAAAGCAGAAGAAGCAGACCATCGTATT is a window encoding:
- a CDS encoding acetyl-CoA C-acetyltransferase; amino-acid sequence: MNVYICSAKRTPIGSYGKTLKGVTAKTLGVTAAKAAIEQAGIDVNDIDETLTGCVLQGGQGQNIGRQIAVGAGLPITTPSITVNKVCASSMRCMSLGAQLIKSGDDQVVLVGGAESMSTAPYVLKEARWGARMNNVTMVDLMVNDGLWDIFNGYHMGITAENVAEQYGITREMQDELALASQQKAVAAIKAGKFKDEIVPVEVKQKKQTIVFDTDEHPREGTTLEGLQKLRPAFKKDGGTVTAGNASGINDAAAYMVLASEDYVKAHNLKPMAKIKSYGSVGCDPSIMGIGPIESTRQALKRAGLTVDDLDVIESNEAFAAQACAVNSTLGFDMDKVNVNGGAIALGHPIGAAGCRISTTLLYEMIKRDATYGLATMCIGGGMGEAIILERDELCK
- a CDS encoding 4-hydroxybutyrate dehydrogenase; this encodes MDAFSKALQADKREIVIAPTIYKFDDFKGFAEEFKLGERDCVLTNEFIYKPFMEELGLKCNFVFQEKFGGGEPSEAMIETMYEAIPYDSYDRVIAVGGGAIMDLCKLLGCKRPNSVHELYFKREPVVHEKEVIAIPTTCGTGSEVTNISVAIVKDEKDGKLTGGDTKLGLVSDDIIPNKVCLVPDLLKTLPYKPFAASAIDALIHATESFLSPHRKTTTSEMFSVKAMEMILEGFRRIALEGPDARMDYLGEFVHASLFAGIAFLKAGCATVHGMSFPLGGTYHVPHGESNYALFGKILEMYEEYEPAGELGKFKEIVARCLGCSKDDALRTLNVTLEKVLHLKPLHEYGFKEEDIKAFAQSVDANQQRLITNSYRPWSIELSERVYKECF
- a CDS encoding 4-hydroxyphenylacetate 3-hydroxylase family protein, which gives rise to MTMMTKEQYIESLRKLHLNLWMFGKKVENPVDDPVIRPSLNSFAATYEAAEDPQYADLMIATSNITGKKVNRFTHMHQSTDDLIKKVKMQRMLGQKTAACFQRCVGMDAMNAVYSSTYEIDEACGTKYHENFVKFLTRVQDEDLAVDGAMTDVKGDRGLAPSKQADPDLFLHVVERTPDGVYVTGAKAHQTGFVNSHEVLVMPTISMREGDEDYAISFAVPTDSEGITLIYGRQSCDTRKIEEYNDIDVGNKVYGGHEVLVIFDHVFVPNDRIFLNGEVKFAGMIVERFAGYHRQSYGGCKVGVGDVLIGATQLAVEMAGCAKASHVKDKIIEMIHLNETLYACGIACSSQGAPTKAGNYLINLLLANVCKQNVTRFPYDIARLAQDLAGGLMVTQPSEADYRNPELKPYIEKYLKGVASVPTEDRMRVLRLIENMTMGTAAVGYLPESMHGAGSPQAQRIMIARQANMEQKKALAKAIARID
- a CDS encoding acyl CoA:acetate/3-ketoacid CoA transferase; protein product: MKKVQIVSPEEAALRVNDGDTIATGGFVSCACPETLSIALEKRFLETGHPKDLTLFFAAGQGHRDGTGGDHYGHEGMVKRVIGGHWDRAPKLGELALNNKIEAYNLPQGIISHMYRDIAAHNIGTISHVGLYTFADPRNGGGKLNDCTKEDLVKLIEIEGEERLLYKGFPIDVVFLRGSYCDEFGNCTVHREIGPLDVTAMAQACKNSGGKVIVQVEKIVQGGSLDPKLVAIPGIYVDCVVVGSDEENMQCLGMPYDGALTGEFRIPVDAIPSIPLDAKKVIARRAAMELPKDAIVNLGTGAPEKIANVAAEEGISDSMTLTVEAGSIAGVPYGGTQFGAAANSMAILPHNVQFDFYQGGGLDIAFLGLAETAPNGDLNVSKFGTRLAGAGGFIDITQNAKKVCYCGTFTAKGLRTKCEDGKLVITQEGGKKKFVNQVEHITFSGIYANKVHQPVLYITERAVFELRPEGVTLIEIAPGIDLQTQILDQMEFEPKIAYQEDGTIKLMDSRIFRDETMGLAND
- a CDS encoding ATP-binding protein; the encoded protein is MKFLTAQGHFGVLDGRQIRFEDGLNVLYLPNEGGKTTLCNFLRVMLYGINTSKRDTRNQLSDKTRFRPVDGNPMSGLLQLEWKGREIIISRQTGKGTAPMQEFSAVYADTGEPCEELTAKDCGKILTGVSEEGFQSSAMLDGQDQALSAEELEQRMLELSTSGDNAAAYSSAISQLDQWKNALRGTGKRGRYAAVEQELDDINHAVSRLDDLTAQIAAYEAQIPAAEKNVADAEQKQQEATEAFTLLFVAKREAAEREERQARDKLAELREHLVADSLLNEAETLAPIYAEAKQAFDAASAELEEVTENYQQWQEDIDHTEEDYSQSSSSISDIHIRGWSMAVAIALGVLAVVSLLGLVPFGPLTAYMPYVFSVLAVVFLIVTFMGSTQTLDTPPMDFDEERVKLHKRRQQAIARVEQTTEKLTHIQDKFQKVLREMSPELCADDSEELVVFIAQARERNKQYIARQQEHEDLKHQYLDILEKTGPDGEVRVRMNKAKEQAEQARQHNNALHEAIALCKGKKEEIGERSSLCAQRSRLQEERENILWQLDAIRLAKESLVQAHAELTGRVSPQINKLAEQYLRTLTAERYTAMQLYTDLEATCRRENSAVEMDRLRLSTGTRDQLYLALRLAVCKVLLDKTDESVPLILDDPFVNYDDQRVACGMKLLREIAHERQVILLTCRRP